The following coding sequences lie in one Palaemon carinicauda isolate YSFRI2023 chromosome 7, ASM3689809v2, whole genome shotgun sequence genomic window:
- the LOC137643939 gene encoding uncharacterized protein — MPFDLEKFLGAPREHLNTLQEAKKDQLRQIAVRARISVGHAVVKAELLGKILDFLINSGNITEEEAIPLRPLTLERCAARTVTITEDPEIVKLKLQLELQQVTVEAEQKRLEAEQKRLEAANAAVETEQRRLEIERKEKVLLEKELSAIRIEEKLAEKQLPDAFDLSKARKLLPVFDEKDPDVFFITFENTATSLNWPRDQYVLLIRNSFKGRAAYVAAQLVQERDCEVFKTAILDAYSVTAEGYRQIFRQTLKNQAQTYLEFFTLKLKQFNKWIDKEQITTLEQLKNLIVLEEFLRRIPANVAMFIREKQEKDGKRAALLADDYHLIHKLKPHSSSPSSSSQVCTFCKKEGHHIKDCPSPKCKASHGKASPNAFSQGPKSGNTANKTTLHCAQPLSDFTAFTYPGKVNDIPVQILRDTGSSQTIISSKLKDLAKPTDQYVTVSDLTCLKVLPIVQISLDCPYFKGSTNVALLDSDLPCKNIDMILGNDLAQTNGTPSLIITQPEVVIEKSLQRVFSGGRASLPSSHQVYNLNF, encoded by the coding sequence atgccttttgatcttgagaaatttttaggtgcacccagggagcacctaaatacactacaggaagctaaaaaggaccagcttcgccaaatagccgtaagggcaagaatatctgtaggtcatgctgtggtgaaagctgaactattgggaaagatattagatttcctgataaatagtggtaacataactgaagaagaggctattcccttaaggcctttaacacttgaacgatgtgctgctcgtactgttactataactgaagacccagagatagtgaaattgaaactccaacttgaactgcagcaggtAACAGTAgaggctgaacaaaaaaggctagaagctgaacaaaaaaggcttgaagctgcaaatgccgcagtagaaactgagcaaagaagacttgaaatagaacgtaaagaaaaagttctgttggaaaaggaactatcagccataagaatagaagaaaagttggcagaaaaacagctacccgatgcttttgaccttagtaaagcacgcaaactcctgcctgtcttcgatgaaaaagatcctgatgtttttttcattacttttgaaaacactgcaacgtctctcaactggccaagagaccaatatgttctcttaatcagaaactccttcaaaggaagagctgcatatgtggcagcacaacttgtccaagaaagggattgtgaagtctttaaaactgccatattagatgcttatagtgttacagcagaagggtatagacaaatcttcagacaaactttgaagaaccaagctcaaacctatctagagtttttcacattgaagttgaagcagtttaataaatggatagacaaggaacaaataactactttagaacaattaaagaatttaatagttttagaagaattcctgaggcgtattccagctaatgtggcaatgtttattagagaaaaacaagaaaaagatggcaaaagggctgccctattagctgatgattaccatctcattcataaacttaaaccacattcgtcctcaccttcatcttcctcccaggtttgtactttttgtaagaaagaaggtcatcatattaaagactgtcctagtcccaaatgcaaagcatctcatggtaaggcttctcctaatgctttttcacaaggacccaaatcagggaatactgcaaataaaacgactcttcactgtgctcaacctctatcagactttacagcatttacatatcctggtaaagtaaatgatattcccgtgcaaattttgagagatacagggtcctctcaaactatcattagctcaaagttaaaagatttagctaaaccaacagatcagtatgtaactgtgtcagatttgacttgtctaaaggttttacctattgtacagatttctcttgattgtccttattttaaaggttcaactaatgttgccttgttggattctgacctgccttgcaagaacatagacatgatacttggtaatgacttggctcaaactaacggtactcctagtcttatcattacgcagcctgaagtagtgatcgaaaaaagcttgcaaagagttttctccggtggtagagcttccctgccaagtagtcaccaggtctacaacctcaacttctag